The Candidatus Methylomirabilota bacterium genome includes a region encoding these proteins:
- a CDS encoding radical SAM protein, with protein sequence MSWNLKEKADRLLGEEQGTVRKDWGGRVAFALVYPNTYAVGMSNLGFQTIYHHLNALPDVVCERVVLPDPEDLPEYRRTATQPFSLESKRPLADFDFVGFSITYEGDYINTLRLLRMAGIPLDPAARRPEDPVILMGGVCAFANPEPIAPFMDFIVVGEGEEIVRDIVDAYRGAFGPKDWTGRRRADLWDRLQSIPGIYLPHRYTVDYHPDGTVAGVVPGGGAPARITKRRLGNVDDFQTLSLLRTPNAEYGHLALLEVGKGCGRGCRFCLEGEIYRPVRHRSLDSLRQSVRELAKHGKRVGLVGACVSDYPWIGGLLRIIEEEGLELSISSLRADSLTEDLVASLQRGGHRTLTIAPEAGTERLRRVIRKNISDEQLYAACDLVRAYGIPNLKCYFMIGQPTETGEDVDAIPDLATRLLERLRVPSREGHPFGRLTLSVSSFVPKPWTPFQWASFDHVASLESKLRTIKAGVRRFPNVRVLHENPREAFLQALIARGDRRVAPFLARAAELEGDWRTALREWDGDAEFYTYRPRPLGETFPWDHLEVGVKKAGLIREYERAGLAAAVVS encoded by the coding sequence ATGTCCTGGAATCTCAAAGAGAAGGCGGACCGGCTGCTCGGGGAGGAGCAGGGGACCGTCCGGAAGGACTGGGGGGGTCGGGTCGCCTTCGCCCTGGTCTACCCCAACACGTATGCCGTCGGGATGTCCAATCTCGGATTCCAGACGATCTACCATCATCTGAACGCCCTGCCCGACGTCGTCTGCGAGCGCGTGGTCCTGCCCGACCCGGAGGATCTCCCGGAGTACCGCCGGACCGCCACCCAGCCGTTCTCGCTCGAGTCCAAGCGCCCGCTGGCGGATTTCGACTTCGTCGGCTTCTCCATCACCTACGAGGGGGACTACATCAACACCCTGCGCCTGCTGCGCATGGCGGGGATTCCCCTCGACCCGGCGGCCCGCCGTCCCGAGGACCCCGTCATCCTGATGGGGGGCGTCTGCGCCTTCGCGAACCCCGAGCCCATCGCTCCGTTCATGGACTTCATCGTGGTGGGCGAGGGGGAGGAGATCGTGCGGGACATCGTGGACGCCTACCGGGGGGCCTTCGGCCCGAAGGACTGGACGGGGCGGCGGCGCGCGGACCTGTGGGACCGACTCCAGAGCATCCCCGGCATCTACCTGCCGCACCGCTACACGGTGGACTACCATCCCGACGGGACCGTCGCCGGCGTGGTCCCCGGCGGCGGCGCGCCGGCGCGCATCACGAAGCGCCGGCTCGGGAACGTGGACGACTTCCAGACGCTCTCGCTGCTGCGGACGCCGAACGCGGAATACGGCCACCTCGCCCTGCTGGAGGTCGGAAAGGGGTGCGGGCGCGGCTGTCGGTTTTGCCTGGAGGGGGAAATCTACCGGCCGGTGCGGCACCGAAGCCTCGACTCGCTCCGGCAGAGCGTCCGGGAGCTCGCCAAGCACGGAAAGCGCGTCGGGCTGGTCGGCGCCTGCGTGTCGGATTATCCCTGGATCGGCGGCCTGCTCCGGATCATCGAGGAGGAGGGGCTCGAGCTCTCGATCTCTTCGCTTCGCGCCGACAGCCTGACCGAGGACCTGGTGGCCTCCCTCCAGCGCGGAGGCCACCGCACGCTCACGATCGCTCCCGAGGCCGGGACCGAGCGCCTGCGGCGGGTCATCCGGAAGAACATCTCGGACGAGCAACTCTATGCCGCCTGCGATCTGGTGCGAGCCTACGGCATCCCGAACCTCAAGTGCTACTTCATGATCGGCCAGCCCACCGAGACGGGGGAGGACGTCGACGCCATTCCCGACCTGGCCACGCGGCTCCTCGAGCGCCTCCGGGTGCCGTCGCGGGAGGGACACCCGTTCGGTCGCCTCACCCTCTCGGTCAGCTCGTTCGTGCCGAAGCCGTGGACGCCGTTCCAGTGGGCCTCGTTCGATCACGTCGCGTCGCTGGAGTCCAAGCTCCGGACGATCAAGGCCGGCGTGCGACGGTTTCCCAACGTGCGAGTGCTTCACGAGAACCCGCGAGAGGCGTTCCTCCAGGCGCTGATCGCCCGCGGGGACCGCCGGGTCGCGCCGTTCCTGGCTCGGGCGGCCGAGCTCGAGGGGGACTGGCGGACGGCGCTGCGGGAGTGGGACGGCGACGCCGAGTTCTACACCTATCGGCCCCGGCCGCTCGGCGAGACGTTCCCGTGGGACCATCTCGAGGTCGGGGTCAAGAAGGCCGG
- a CDS encoding PilT/PilU family type 4a pilus ATPase translates to MELSEILREGMTRGASDFHLKPKQHAVLRVQGKLLPVDAWPPIEPQDLDKMGQSMMTAPQRERYDREGGVDVQYSVAGVGRFRASICRARGSTSIALRTVPYELPSFDDLNLPPVVSKLAMEPRGLILVTGPAGSGKTTTLAAMIHHMNQARNDHIVTIEDPIEYLHQDRNCIITQREVGTDTPSFADALRICLRQDPDVIMVGEMRDVETIRTVLTLAETGHLVLSTLHTITAAETVNRIIAEFPGAHERQIRGQLAQVLRGIVSQRLIERSDGSGLLPAVEVLVSTSTIQRCIEDPARTAQIPQAIAEGRDMYGMQTFDQCVLGYYQKNMITFEEALRASSSPTDFEVEVQRLSMSAPAAAKPTPTATPAPGRVAGRPPAR, encoded by the coding sequence ATGGAGTTGTCCGAGATTCTCCGTGAGGGCATGACCCGCGGCGCGTCCGACTTTCACCTCAAGCCCAAGCAGCACGCGGTACTCCGCGTCCAGGGCAAGCTGCTGCCGGTCGACGCCTGGCCGCCCATCGAGCCTCAGGATCTCGACAAGATGGGGCAGTCCATGATGACGGCCCCTCAGCGGGAGCGCTACGACCGGGAGGGCGGCGTCGACGTCCAGTACAGCGTGGCCGGGGTGGGCCGGTTCCGCGCCAGCATCTGCCGAGCGCGAGGAAGCACCTCGATCGCCCTCCGTACCGTGCCCTACGAGCTCCCGAGCTTCGACGATCTCAACCTCCCCCCGGTGGTCTCGAAGCTCGCCATGGAGCCGCGCGGCCTCATCCTGGTGACGGGGCCGGCGGGCAGCGGGAAGACCACCACCCTTGCCGCGATGATCCACCACATGAATCAGGCGCGGAACGACCACATCGTGACGATCGAGGACCCTATCGAGTACCTGCACCAGGACCGGAATTGCATCATCACCCAGCGCGAGGTCGGGACCGACACGCCGTCCTTCGCCGACGCGCTGCGCATCTGTCTGCGGCAGGACCCCGACGTGATCATGGTCGGGGAGATGCGGGACGTCGAGACGATCCGCACGGTTCTCACCCTCGCCGAGACCGGGCACCTCGTCCTGTCCACCCTGCACACCATCACGGCGGCCGAGACCGTGAACCGGATCATCGCCGAGTTTCCCGGCGCCCACGAGCGCCAGATCCGGGGGCAGCTCGCCCAGGTGCTCCGCGGGATCGTCTCGCAGCGGCTCATCGAGCGCTCGGACGGCTCGGGCCTGCTGCCGGCGGTGGAGGTCCTGGTCAGCACCTCGACCATCCAGCGCTGCATCGAGGACCCGGCGCGGACGGCGCAGATCCCGCAGGCCATCGCCGAAGGCCGCGACATGTACGGGATGCAGACGTTCGATCAGTGCGTCCTCGGCTACTACCAGAAGAACATGATCACCTTCGAGGAGGCGCTTCGGGCCTCGAGCTCGCCGACCGACTTCGAGGTCGAAGTCCAGCGGCTCTCCATGTCGGCGCCGGCCGCGGCGAAGCCGACCCCGACGGCCACCCCGGCTCCGGGTCGAGTGGCCGGGCGCCCGCCCGCGCGGTAG
- a CDS encoding RtcB family protein produces the protein MHVERVGPYLWRIPPDAKPGMRVPGLVYADDELMTAIRRDGSLEQVANAAALPGIVRASLAMPDIHQGYGLPVGGVVATDATHGVISPGGVGYDINCGVRLLRTNLTSQELAPRLPALIDALAQAIPSGVGSRGGLPLSPKEERHGPVLKGARWTVERGYGEGGDLARIESHGVLPGADPDAVSPRAYERGRGQLGTLGSGNHFLEVQAVDELLAPEVAAALGLVPDRVTVMIHTGSRGLGHQVCTDALGVMQGAMRRYGITLPDRQLACVPVESPEARAYLGAMRAAANFAFANRQCLAGFAREVFERVLGISPRDLGWQLVYDVAHNIAKEEEHEDEGRRRRLLVHRKGATRAFPPGHPELPEAYRAIGQPVLIPGDMGRYSYVLVGLPGSMRETWGSTCHGAGRVLSRSAAVKAARGRSIADELRARGIIARASGRESLAEEMSEAYKDVKNVVTVVERAGLSRIVARLRPLGVVKG, from the coding sequence ATGCACGTCGAGCGTGTCGGTCCCTATCTGTGGCGGATCCCGCCCGACGCCAAGCCGGGCATGCGGGTCCCGGGGCTCGTCTACGCGGACGACGAGCTGATGACCGCGATCCGCCGGGACGGCTCCCTCGAGCAAGTCGCCAACGCGGCCGCCTTGCCGGGGATCGTTCGGGCCTCGCTGGCCATGCCGGACATTCACCAGGGCTACGGCCTGCCGGTCGGGGGCGTCGTCGCCACCGACGCCACCCACGGAGTGATCAGTCCCGGGGGGGTCGGGTACGACATCAACTGCGGCGTGCGCCTCTTGCGGACGAACCTCACGAGCCAGGAGCTCGCCCCGCGGCTGCCGGCGCTCATCGACGCGCTCGCCCAGGCGATCCCCTCCGGCGTGGGCTCGCGCGGGGGCCTCCCGCTCTCGCCGAAGGAGGAGCGGCACGGCCCCGTCCTCAAGGGCGCGCGATGGACCGTCGAGCGGGGCTACGGGGAGGGAGGCGACCTCGCCCGCATCGAGTCCCACGGCGTCCTTCCCGGGGCCGACCCGGACGCGGTGTCGCCGCGGGCGTACGAGCGGGGTCGAGGGCAGCTCGGGACGCTCGGCTCCGGGAATCACTTCCTCGAGGTGCAGGCGGTCGACGAGCTGCTGGCGCCCGAGGTGGCGGCCGCCCTCGGGCTCGTGCCGGACCGGGTCACCGTGATGATCCACACCGGCTCGCGCGGGCTCGGCCACCAGGTGTGCACGGATGCCCTCGGCGTCATGCAAGGGGCGATGCGCCGGTACGGGATCACGCTGCCCGACCGCCAGCTCGCCTGCGTGCCGGTCGAGTCGCCGGAGGCCCGCGCGTACCTCGGAGCCATGCGAGCGGCGGCCAACTTCGCCTTCGCCAATCGCCAGTGCCTGGCGGGCTTCGCGCGCGAGGTCTTCGAGCGCGTCCTCGGCATCTCGCCGCGCGATCTCGGGTGGCAGCTCGTCTACGACGTGGCTCACAACATCGCCAAGGAGGAGGAGCACGAGGACGAGGGCCGACGCCGGCGCCTCCTGGTGCACCGCAAGGGCGCCACGCGCGCGTTCCCGCCGGGGCACCCCGAGCTTCCCGAGGCTTACCGGGCGATCGGGCAGCCCGTCCTCATCCCCGGCGACATGGGGCGCTACTCCTATGTGCTGGTCGGTCTCCCCGGCTCGATGCGCGAGACGTGGGGGAGCACCTGCCACGGGGCCGGCCGCGTCCTGAGTCGATCGGCCGCCGTGAAGGCGGCTCGCGGGCGTTCCATCGCCGACGAGCTGCGCGCGCGGGGGATCATCGCCCGGGCCAGCGGCCGCGAGTCCCTGGCCGAGGAGATGTCCGAGGCGTACAAGGACGTGAAGAACGTCGTCACCGTGGTGGAGCGGGCCGGGCTGTCGCGGATAGTCGCGCGGCTCCGCCCGCTGGGGGTCGTCAAGGGCTGA